Proteins found in one Arthrobacter sp. U41 genomic segment:
- a CDS encoding DUF3375 domain-containing protein: MDYYAISSLRENHPGWSLLRAQNAPLAVSFFIKAFTGPNQRDIGRQDLIDHLDDVLFGLRDDFGEDKFPRPAAEYLDDWAAPERAWLRKYYVSGQDEPRYDLTAAAEDVVHWVEGLRGRDFVATQSRLTSIFAVLKALVQQSETDPEVRLAELQRQRDGIDAEMQRIRDGNIRVMTAPEALDHFQQLTSLAKDLLSDFREVEQNFRKLDRQVREQIATWDGSQGDLLETIFANQQDISSSLQGRTFQGFWDYLMSPQLRTELKDLLQRATRIEALAGTENLQAVTNLHQDWLPAVEQTQATVRQLSQQMRRLLDDKVFLENKRIMQLIRSIESGALGTREAPPSGAFLDIAAPSVDVALPFERPLYEPSRKVMVDDDVVAADDADVDAGALFSQFHVDTQRLKASIDAVLANAEQATLAEITDAHPLQQGLAEIVAYYQLATESEWASINPEATQQLSWQLPDGSIREATIDQIIFGRPA, translated from the coding sequence ATGGACTACTACGCAATCAGTTCGCTGCGTGAGAACCACCCCGGCTGGTCGCTGCTGCGCGCGCAGAACGCCCCGCTGGCAGTCTCCTTCTTCATCAAGGCCTTCACAGGACCCAACCAGCGCGACATCGGCCGCCAGGACCTCATCGACCACCTCGACGACGTCCTGTTCGGCCTCCGCGACGACTTCGGCGAGGACAAGTTCCCGCGCCCGGCCGCGGAGTACCTGGACGACTGGGCCGCCCCCGAGCGGGCCTGGCTGCGGAAATACTACGTCTCCGGCCAGGACGAACCCCGCTACGACCTCACCGCCGCGGCGGAGGACGTGGTGCACTGGGTGGAGGGCCTGCGCGGCCGGGACTTCGTCGCCACGCAGTCGCGGCTAACCAGCATCTTCGCCGTCCTCAAGGCCCTCGTTCAGCAGTCGGAAACGGACCCGGAAGTGCGGCTGGCCGAGCTCCAGCGCCAGCGCGACGGCATCGACGCGGAAATGCAGCGCATCCGGGACGGCAACATCCGGGTGATGACCGCCCCGGAGGCCCTGGACCACTTCCAGCAGCTCACCTCCCTGGCCAAGGACCTGCTTTCGGACTTCCGCGAGGTCGAGCAGAACTTCCGGAAACTGGACCGCCAGGTCCGCGAACAGATCGCCACCTGGGACGGGTCCCAGGGCGATCTCCTGGAAACCATCTTCGCCAACCAGCAGGACATCAGCAGCTCCCTGCAGGGCCGGACGTTCCAAGGCTTCTGGGACTACCTGATGTCCCCGCAGCTGCGCACCGAACTCAAGGACCTGCTGCAGCGCGCCACCCGGATCGAGGCGCTGGCCGGCACCGAAAACCTCCAGGCCGTGACCAACCTCCACCAGGACTGGCTGCCCGCCGTCGAACAGACCCAGGCGACCGTCCGCCAGCTCTCCCAGCAGATGCGCCGGCTCCTCGATGACAAGGTCTTCCTGGAGAACAAACGCATCATGCAGCTGATCCGCAGCATCGAATCCGGCGCGCTGGGCACCCGGGAGGCGCCGCCGTCGGGCGCCTTCCTGGACATCGCCGCGCCGTCCGTGGACGTGGCGCTGCCGTTCGAACGGCCGCTCTACGAGCCCAGCCGGAAGGTGATGGTGGACGACGACGTCGTGGCCGCCGACGACGCGGACGTGGACGCCGGCGCCCTGTTCAGCCAGTTCCACGTCGACACGCAACGGCTCAAAGCCAGCATCGACGCCGTCCTGGCCAACGCGGAGCAGGCAACCCTCGCCGAGATCACCGACGCGCACCCCCTGCAGCAGGGCCTCGCCGAGATCGTCGCCTACTACCAGCTGGCCACCGAATCCGAGTGGGCCAGCATCAACCCCGAGGCCACGCAGCAACTGTCCTGGCAGCTCCCGGACGGCAGCATCCGCGAAGCAACCATCGACCAGATCATCTTTGGAAGGC
- a CDS encoding HNH endonuclease codes for MFRPGPHESVLRDPGRGPAEHGDHFYPWSKGGSTSLENFVAACARCNRTKGARVPSPGQQARMERRRREYVAPAGSVSVGARQPLP; via the coding sequence ATTTTCCGCCCGGGGCCGCACGAAAGCGTCCTTCGCGATCCAGGACGGGGTCCCGCCGAGCACGGTGACCATTTCTACCCGTGGTCCAAGGGCGGATCCACCAGCCTGGAGAACTTTGTCGCGGCATGTGCCAGGTGCAACCGGACGAAGGGCGCGCGGGTTCCCTCGCCCGGTCAGCAGGCAAGGATGGAACGACGACGGCGGGAATACGTTGCGCCGGCCGGTTCCGTCAGCGTCGGGGCCCGGCAGCCGCTCCCCTGA
- a CDS encoding haloacid dehalogenase type II — protein MKFKPYRSPSTGCEVRAVLFDTFGTVVDWRTGVARQAAAFAAAHRQDLDAEAFADDWRSLYQPAMEAIRSGSREFATLDTLHRENLDQVLRHHGFDPDRLDARTLEELNRSWHRLPPWPDSLEGLASVRRGYIVGPLSNGNTSLLLDMARNAGLPWDVIIGSDMTRAYKPLPAAYLRTAEFLDFRPGAVMLVAAHNNDLRAAREAGLATAFIARPTEYGQGQVADLAPESDWDLSASSITELAHELGA, from the coding sequence ATGAAGTTCAAGCCATACCGTTCACCGTCAACCGGGTGCGAGGTACGCGCCGTCCTGTTCGACACCTTCGGCACGGTGGTGGACTGGCGCACAGGCGTCGCCCGGCAGGCGGCCGCCTTCGCCGCGGCACATCGGCAGGACCTCGACGCTGAGGCGTTCGCCGATGACTGGCGCTCCCTCTACCAGCCGGCAATGGAGGCCATCCGCTCCGGATCCCGCGAATTCGCCACCTTGGACACGCTCCACCGCGAAAATCTGGACCAGGTGCTCCGCCACCACGGCTTCGATCCGGACCGGCTGGACGCACGAACCCTGGAGGAGCTGAACAGATCCTGGCACCGTCTGCCCCCATGGCCGGACAGCCTGGAGGGCCTGGCCTCCGTCCGCCGTGGCTACATCGTGGGTCCCCTCTCCAATGGCAACACCTCGCTGCTTTTGGACATGGCCAGAAACGCCGGCCTTCCGTGGGACGTGATCATCGGCTCGGACATGACGCGCGCGTACAAGCCGCTGCCGGCGGCCTACCTTCGGACTGCGGAGTTCCTGGACTTCAGGCCCGGCGCTGTGATGCTCGTGGCCGCCCACAACAACGACCTGCGTGCTGCCCGGGAGGCCGGGCTGGCGACGGCGTTCATCGCCCGCCCCACCGAATACGGCCAGGGCCAGGTTGCGGATCTGGCGCCGGAGAGCGATTGGGACCTCTCGGCGTCGAGCATCACCGAACTGGCTCACGAGCTCGGGGCCTGA
- a CDS encoding flavin reductase family protein: MRTDFDPATTSTSDFYRLLTAVVVPRPIAWVSSVSPEGVDNLAPHSFFTVASTTPPIVQFTSVGEKDSLRNITESKEFVVNLAPAALLEEVNATGTNFPPDVSEFDAAGLTREPSLTVAAPRVKESLAVLECRLHSVLPMGDSILVFGEVTHAAVSDAVLDGSHPRIDLLEPLSRLGLDEWGTLGAIQDLKRIRLRDWPGSFRPKA; this comes from the coding sequence ATGCGTACTGATTTCGATCCCGCAACCACGTCCACCAGTGATTTCTACCGGCTGCTCACCGCGGTGGTGGTGCCACGGCCCATCGCTTGGGTATCTAGCGTCTCGCCGGAGGGCGTTGACAACCTAGCCCCTCATTCGTTCTTTACGGTGGCGTCCACGACTCCACCCATTGTTCAGTTCACCTCAGTGGGGGAGAAGGATTCGCTCCGCAACATCACCGAGTCGAAAGAATTCGTGGTGAACCTCGCCCCGGCAGCGCTGCTGGAGGAGGTCAACGCCACCGGCACGAACTTTCCGCCCGATGTCAGCGAGTTCGACGCCGCCGGCCTCACTCGTGAGCCGAGCCTCACCGTGGCTGCGCCGAGGGTCAAGGAATCGCTGGCGGTGCTCGAATGCCGTCTCCACTCGGTCCTGCCGATGGGGGACTCCATCCTGGTTTTCGGCGAAGTGACGCACGCTGCCGTGAGTGATGCGGTTCTGGACGGCAGCCACCCTCGGATTGACCTGTTGGAGCCGCTGTCCCGGCTGGGACTGGACGAGTGGGGCACGCTGGGCGCCATCCAAGACCTCAAGCGGATCCGGCTTAGGGACTGGCCGGGGTCGTTCCGCCCGAAGGCCTGA
- a CDS encoding SLC13 family permease encodes MSLSLIAFLVLVAAFAIGSFTKINAGLLATVAAFGVGTLLAGMSIKDVIGQFPAGLFFILVGATLLFAIVRINGTIDLLAYWAERLAGDRKILVPILMFLLTAALASAGAFTPAAIAIVAPVGLALGMRFGISTLAMGLVIVQGANAGAFSPVNPFGVLANKMLDGAGAADGSFKLYAYCFVFNAILAAIAYVLVQAIMKRRTAKAEARHQAGEAGDAHDGGAAATAGTSAPAPSGSGTALLTAPAHTAVAAASTTRTGPEKVAATPMRILTLVGIASLLVLTTVLGLDVGVASLVIATVLIVLDSGVQKPAVESMPWSAIILVTGIVTYVGMLEKMGALKELQEGIAGLGNSSLAALLTSYVVAIVSAFASTTGTLGVISPVVAPIAMDPLLTPIGVVTAIAISSSVVDVSPMSTSGALLMASAQPKDERMFFRALLLWAIAMIGVVPLLVWFVFVQLGLG; translated from the coding sequence ATGTCCTTGTCACTAATCGCATTCCTGGTCCTGGTTGCGGCCTTTGCCATCGGTTCTTTCACCAAGATCAACGCCGGCCTGCTGGCCACTGTCGCCGCGTTCGGCGTCGGAACCCTCCTGGCCGGCATGTCCATCAAGGACGTCATCGGCCAGTTCCCCGCCGGGCTGTTCTTCATCCTGGTGGGCGCCACACTGCTCTTCGCCATAGTGCGGATCAACGGGACCATCGACCTGCTGGCCTACTGGGCTGAACGGCTCGCCGGCGACCGGAAGATCCTGGTCCCCATCCTGATGTTCCTGCTGACGGCCGCCCTGGCTTCGGCCGGCGCATTCACCCCCGCCGCCATCGCCATCGTGGCACCGGTGGGCCTGGCGCTGGGCATGCGGTTCGGCATCAGCACCCTGGCCATGGGCCTGGTCATCGTCCAGGGCGCCAACGCCGGCGCCTTCTCCCCGGTCAACCCCTTCGGCGTGCTGGCCAACAAGATGCTGGACGGCGCCGGGGCCGCGGACGGTTCCTTCAAGCTTTACGCCTACTGCTTCGTCTTCAATGCCATCCTGGCCGCGATCGCCTACGTCCTGGTCCAGGCCATCATGAAACGCCGCACGGCCAAGGCGGAGGCACGTCACCAGGCCGGTGAGGCCGGCGACGCACACGACGGCGGCGCTGCCGCTACCGCTGGAACCAGCGCACCGGCGCCGTCCGGGTCCGGAACGGCTTTGCTCACCGCCCCGGCGCATACTGCTGTGGCTGCCGCAAGCACCACCAGGACCGGTCCCGAGAAGGTCGCCGCAACGCCGATGCGGATCCTCACCCTGGTGGGCATCGCCTCCCTTCTGGTGCTCACCACTGTCCTGGGACTGGATGTCGGAGTCGCTTCGCTGGTCATTGCCACTGTGTTGATCGTCCTCGACTCGGGCGTGCAAAAGCCGGCAGTGGAAAGCATGCCGTGGTCTGCGATCATTCTGGTGACCGGCATCGTCACCTATGTAGGCATGCTCGAAAAGATGGGTGCGCTGAAGGAACTGCAGGAAGGCATCGCCGGCCTGGGCAACAGCTCCCTTGCCGCCCTGCTCACCAGCTATGTGGTGGCCATCGTCTCGGCCTTCGCCTCCACCACCGGCACCCTCGGCGTCATCAGCCCGGTGGTCGCACCCATCGCTATGGATCCGCTGCTCACCCCCATCGGGGTAGTGACGGCCATCGCCATCAGCTCCTCGGTGGTTGACGTGAGCCCGATGTCCACCAGCGGCGCCCTGCTGATGGCGAGCGCGCAGCCCAAGGACGAGCGGATGTTCTTCCGGGCGCTGCTGCTCTGGGCCATCGCGATGATCGGCGTGGTGCCGCTCCTCGTATGGTTCGTGTTCGTCCAGCTGGGCCTCGGCTGA
- a CDS encoding maleate cis-trans isomerase family protein, whose protein sequence is MSTPEITCETAPEPKRPGSSRVGLIVPSSNTTMETELPELFRRQAEATGHSYTFHSARAGMKKVTREELLAMVGKAAGCAEAVSDADVDVIAYACLVAVMAQGPGAHEGSEKVIADAAAGNGHPAPVTSSAGALVRTLQEIGALKVAMITPYMKPLTKMVVDYIEGSGITVLDAISLEVADNLDVGCLDPQNLPALARSLQREGADAVVLSACVQMPSLAAVQAVEDELGLPVITAATATTYEILKALGHQPAISGAGSLLSGAGVLTPANA, encoded by the coding sequence ATGAGCACCCCCGAAATCACCTGCGAAACCGCGCCGGAGCCCAAGCGCCCGGGCTCCTCCAGGGTTGGACTGATCGTCCCCAGCTCCAACACCACTATGGAGACGGAGCTGCCCGAGCTGTTCCGGCGCCAGGCCGAGGCAACCGGCCACAGCTACACGTTCCACTCCGCCCGCGCCGGCATGAAGAAGGTCACCCGGGAAGAGCTGCTGGCCATGGTGGGTAAGGCAGCTGGCTGCGCCGAGGCAGTCTCCGACGCCGATGTGGACGTCATCGCCTACGCCTGCCTGGTCGCCGTCATGGCCCAGGGGCCGGGAGCCCACGAGGGCTCGGAAAAAGTCATCGCTGACGCCGCCGCCGGCAACGGGCACCCTGCTCCGGTCACCAGCAGCGCCGGCGCCCTGGTCCGCACCCTGCAGGAAATCGGAGCGCTCAAGGTGGCCATGATCACCCCGTACATGAAGCCGCTCACCAAGATGGTGGTGGACTACATCGAAGGCTCCGGCATCACCGTGCTGGATGCCATCAGCCTCGAAGTGGCGGACAACCTCGACGTCGGTTGCCTTGACCCGCAGAACCTGCCAGCGCTTGCCCGCAGCCTGCAGCGCGAAGGCGCGGACGCCGTCGTGCTTTCCGCCTGCGTCCAGATGCCGTCGCTGGCTGCGGTCCAGGCAGTGGAGGACGAGCTCGGACTGCCGGTCATCACGGCGGCCACCGCCACCACGTACGAGATCCTTAAGGCACTCGGCCACCAGCCCGCAATCAGCGGAGCCGGAAGCCTGCTGTCCGGCGCCGGCGTCCTCACCCCGGCGAACGCCTAG
- a CDS encoding IclR family transcriptional regulator — translation MATEPGPGASPLLVLHKVAEILDCFTVEAPEPTLQQIIRKTGLPSSTCQRLVQNMLREGFLDRDGDRYRIGIGLVRWATPGTFGLDVVRLVKPALQQLRDETGETACLYVRDGAFRTIVAVAETRHVVMRPFMVGMVMPLHAGAPGKIFLAFDPDSWSALSEHKLDRFTPHTPASLELLRQQAAVAREQGYYAAFGERNEDVGSISAPVFDHTGRLACAVGLGFPTQRIGPADVERLGPMVARAGLEASRALGYDSSQSAG, via the coding sequence GTGGCGACAGAGCCGGGCCCTGGGGCCTCACCTCTGCTGGTGCTGCACAAGGTGGCGGAGATCCTGGACTGTTTCACGGTCGAGGCTCCGGAACCAACATTGCAGCAGATCATCCGGAAGACGGGCCTGCCGTCCAGCACCTGCCAGCGGCTTGTGCAAAACATGTTGCGGGAGGGGTTCCTAGACCGCGACGGCGACCGCTACCGGATCGGCATCGGTCTGGTCCGCTGGGCTACCCCGGGAACGTTCGGGCTGGACGTGGTCCGGCTGGTGAAGCCAGCCTTGCAGCAGCTGCGCGACGAGACCGGTGAAACTGCGTGCCTGTATGTCCGGGACGGTGCCTTCCGGACCATAGTTGCCGTAGCGGAGACGCGCCACGTGGTGATGCGGCCGTTCATGGTGGGCATGGTCATGCCCCTTCACGCCGGAGCGCCGGGCAAGATATTCCTGGCGTTTGACCCTGATTCGTGGTCCGCCCTGAGCGAACACAAACTAGACCGCTTTACCCCCCACACACCGGCCTCCTTGGAGCTGCTCCGCCAGCAGGCGGCGGTGGCACGGGAGCAGGGATATTATGCGGCTTTCGGAGAACGGAACGAAGACGTGGGTTCCATCAGCGCACCCGTGTTCGACCACACGGGGCGGCTCGCCTGCGCAGTGGGTCTGGGATTCCCGACGCAGCGGATTGGGCCCGCCGACGTGGAACGGTTGGGGCCGATGGTGGCCCGCGCGGGCCTGGAAGCTAGCCGTGCGCTTGGATATGACAGCAGCCAATCAGCAGGTTGA
- a CDS encoding esterase/lipase family protein produces MSLLTRTLSIAAAAVLAGSLAVAPAQAGTLDVSPPGANDWTCKPSAEHPYPVILVPGTFESMAKNWSTLSPYLKSKGYCVFALNYGETNGVYATAPVTESAKELAPFVDAVRAATGAKKVDLVGHSQGGMMPRYYMGFLGGAKNVHHLVGIAPSNHGTEGVIVPPPGFVPPPDYTGLGCAACADQQAGSAFMQHLNSIGDTVAGPSYTVLSTVYDEVVIPYNSQFLNGPARQVTNITIQDKCPADVFEHDQTPNDPVVHQFVAHALGQASGPADPAYQPSCI; encoded by the coding sequence ATGTCACTGCTCACCAGAACCCTGTCCATTGCCGCCGCCGCGGTCCTCGCTGGCTCCCTCGCCGTGGCTCCCGCCCAGGCAGGCACCCTTGACGTTTCCCCGCCCGGAGCCAACGACTGGACGTGTAAGCCCTCCGCCGAGCACCCCTATCCCGTCATCCTGGTGCCTGGGACCTTCGAAAGCATGGCGAAGAACTGGTCCACCCTCTCGCCCTATCTGAAGAGCAAGGGGTACTGCGTGTTCGCCCTCAATTACGGCGAGACGAACGGCGTGTACGCCACCGCACCGGTGACCGAATCCGCGAAGGAACTTGCCCCCTTCGTGGATGCGGTACGTGCTGCCACCGGAGCCAAAAAGGTGGATCTGGTGGGCCACAGCCAGGGCGGCATGATGCCCCGCTATTACATGGGCTTCCTGGGCGGAGCCAAGAACGTCCATCACCTGGTGGGCATCGCACCCTCCAACCACGGCACCGAAGGCGTGATCGTCCCGCCGCCGGGATTCGTCCCGCCTCCGGACTACACCGGCCTGGGCTGTGCGGCCTGCGCCGACCAGCAAGCCGGATCGGCCTTCATGCAGCACCTCAACTCCATCGGCGACACCGTTGCGGGACCGTCCTACACCGTCCTTTCCACCGTCTACGACGAAGTGGTCATCCCCTACAACAGCCAGTTCCTCAACGGCCCGGCGCGGCAGGTCACCAACATCACCATCCAGGACAAATGCCCCGCCGACGTCTTCGAACACGATCAGACGCCGAACGACCCCGTGGTGCACCAGTTCGTGGCCCACGCCCTGGGACAGGCCTCCGGCCCCGCCGATCCGGCGTACCAGCCCAGCTGCATTTAG
- a CDS encoding flavin-containing monooxygenase: MPSSAAGPVHEVDTLVIGAGQAGLATSYWLSRHGVEHRLLERRPELGGAWQDRWDSFYLNTPNFSFLLPELTYDGPEPDAFLPRDEVIGLFRNYAARIAAPVLLGTEVTRVGAADGGFAVDTNHGRWQARNVVLANGAFQLPRIPAAAAALPGHIRQLHSHDYRNPQQLPGGAVLVLGTGQSGGQITEDLLDAGREVHLSVSACPEAPRRYRGRDVFHWILQVNLHGPEYGITGLQAEQLPAPAARFMCNPLISGNGGGHGIHLRDLGRRGVRLHGRFEGTDDGVLVFSDDLPARLALVEAGFGARLGRLADAYIHAAGIDAPPADPVPADDWLPADTGARLDLEAEGVTSVIWSTGYGLDFSFLDVPVLDGWNYPRHFRGVTEVPGLYAVGLPWLTKHLSATLSVVGDDAEFVAGHIAAR, translated from the coding sequence ATGCCCTCCTCCGCGGCAGGCCCGGTCCACGAGGTCGACACCCTGGTGATCGGCGCGGGGCAGGCCGGCCTGGCCACCAGCTACTGGCTGAGCCGGCACGGCGTCGAACATCGTCTGCTGGAGCGGCGGCCGGAACTGGGCGGCGCCTGGCAGGACCGCTGGGATTCTTTTTACCTGAACACCCCGAACTTTTCGTTCCTCCTTCCGGAGCTGACCTACGACGGCCCCGAGCCGGACGCCTTCCTCCCCCGGGACGAGGTGATCGGGCTCTTCCGGAACTACGCCGCGAGGATCGCGGCGCCGGTCCTGCTCGGCACGGAGGTGACCCGGGTCGGCGCGGCCGACGGCGGCTTCGCCGTGGATACCAACCACGGCCGCTGGCAGGCACGGAACGTGGTCCTCGCGAACGGCGCCTTTCAGCTCCCGCGCATCCCGGCCGCTGCCGCCGCGCTGCCAGGGCACATCCGCCAGCTGCACAGCCACGACTACCGCAACCCGCAGCAGCTCCCCGGCGGCGCCGTGCTGGTGTTGGGCACCGGGCAGTCCGGCGGGCAGATCACCGAGGACCTGCTCGACGCCGGCCGGGAGGTCCACCTCTCCGTCTCGGCCTGCCCCGAGGCCCCGAGGCGGTACCGCGGCCGGGACGTTTTCCACTGGATCCTGCAGGTCAACCTCCACGGCCCCGAGTACGGCATCACCGGCCTCCAGGCGGAGCAGCTCCCCGCCCCCGCCGCGCGCTTTATGTGCAACCCGCTGATCTCCGGCAACGGCGGCGGCCACGGCATCCATCTGCGGGACCTCGGCCGCCGGGGCGTCCGGCTGCACGGCCGGTTTGAGGGAACGGACGACGGCGTGCTCGTCTTCAGCGACGACCTCCCCGCACGCCTGGCCCTGGTGGAGGCGGGGTTCGGTGCGCGGCTGGGGCGGCTGGCCGACGCCTACATTCACGCCGCAGGCATCGACGCACCGCCCGCTGACCCTGTGCCGGCGGACGACTGGCTGCCTGCGGACACCGGGGCACGCCTGGACCTGGAGGCCGAAGGGGTCACCTCCGTCATCTGGTCCACCGGCTACGGCCTGGACTTCAGTTTCCTGGACGTCCCGGTGCTCGACGGATGGAACTACCCGCGCCACTTCCGCGGTGTCACCGAGGTTCCGGGTCTCTACGCTGTGGGCCTCCCCTGGCTCACCAAACACCTGTCGGCCACGCTGTCAGTCGTGGGCGACGACGCAGAGTTCGTGGCAGGGCACATCGCGGCCCGCTGA
- a CDS encoding TfoX/Sxy family protein, with product MEMPKASDADKDHFRSVLPEIPEVVIKPMFGNLGAFVNGNMFAGLFGPTIGVKLSETDRELLESTERTVPFGPAERPMGGYTGLPEIWNAEGDGDQARARAWVEKAFEHVAGLPPKAPKVPKAKAAKE from the coding sequence ATGGAAATGCCCAAAGCATCCGACGCCGACAAGGACCACTTCCGCTCGGTGTTGCCGGAGATTCCCGAGGTGGTCATCAAGCCGATGTTCGGGAACCTCGGCGCGTTCGTGAACGGGAACATGTTCGCCGGCCTGTTCGGCCCCACCATCGGGGTGAAGCTGTCCGAGACGGACAGGGAACTGCTCGAAAGCACCGAGCGGACGGTTCCGTTCGGGCCCGCGGAGCGCCCCATGGGCGGGTACACCGGGTTGCCGGAAATCTGGAACGCGGAGGGCGACGGCGACCAGGCGCGGGCCCGGGCCTGGGTGGAGAAGGCGTTCGAGCATGTGGCCGGACTCCCGCCCAAGGCTCCCAAGGTTCCGAAGGCGAAGGCCGCGAAGGAGTAG
- a CDS encoding ferredoxin reductase yields the protein MIELRTVTAIQEPQRIRGLEMPWNRVMGSTEGPASAARALGPWHPQEFMAECVETVPEVGGMMTFVFRRSDGAPLAFRPGQYVNVAFPVNGDDHDAVDRSYSLSSSPTKPWTFDITVKCDPTGLVSPWVHENVKPGTVLEMLGPVGAFHLPDADRRARYLLLAAGAGITPIMSMLRTIHSLPGQADVVVLYHGAEAGGFAFHQELAYIASVDSRVRVFYSLGDRSKPEGWEGLTGRLTAAMLDEVAPDANGRQVYACGPEGYLNTATELLEKVGVDDTSIHMEFFSGDRQTILEYQAELALAVDIAEEIAEEIADSAEDYYESQPTAFGLYEPGYDAEGTLKATGLPLETVDPDAPCPESPDGSPDGGPEAGSPDASSFDTVGTGSLTLSFMRTGINVRIDPAEHILGVAQRAGVRIGANCKEGMCGSCKVVKLSGEVEMNHQGGIRAREIDAGKFLPCCSTARTDLVIDA from the coding sequence ATGATTGAACTCCGCACCGTCACGGCAATTCAGGAACCACAGCGCATTCGCGGTCTTGAGATGCCGTGGAACAGGGTGATGGGCAGCACCGAGGGACCCGCCAGTGCCGCCCGCGCGTTGGGTCCCTGGCATCCGCAGGAGTTCATGGCCGAATGTGTCGAGACCGTTCCCGAGGTGGGCGGCATGATGACCTTCGTGTTCCGCCGCTCGGACGGTGCGCCCCTGGCGTTCCGTCCGGGCCAGTACGTGAACGTCGCCTTTCCCGTGAACGGCGACGACCACGACGCGGTGGACCGCAGCTACTCGCTGTCCAGCTCCCCCACCAAGCCGTGGACCTTCGACATCACCGTCAAGTGTGACCCCACGGGACTGGTCTCGCCGTGGGTGCACGAGAACGTCAAACCCGGCACCGTCCTCGAGATGCTCGGACCGGTCGGGGCATTCCACCTGCCCGACGCCGACCGGCGGGCACGGTACCTCTTGCTGGCCGCCGGCGCAGGCATCACCCCCATCATGTCGATGTTGCGGACCATCCACTCCCTGCCCGGACAGGCCGATGTCGTGGTGCTGTACCACGGAGCCGAAGCCGGAGGCTTTGCCTTCCACCAGGAGTTGGCCTACATCGCCTCCGTGGACTCGCGCGTCAGGGTCTTCTACTCCCTGGGCGACCGCAGCAAACCCGAGGGATGGGAAGGGCTCACCGGAAGGCTGACGGCGGCCATGCTCGACGAGGTGGCCCCCGATGCTAACGGCCGCCAGGTCTATGCCTGCGGCCCCGAGGGTTACCTGAACACCGCCACCGAGCTCCTCGAGAAGGTCGGCGTCGACGACACCTCCATCCACATGGAATTCTTCTCGGGAGACCGCCAGACAATCCTTGAATACCAGGCGGAGCTCGCGCTGGCAGTGGACATTGCCGAGGAAATCGCCGAGGAAATCGCCGATTCCGCCGAGGACTACTACGAAAGCCAGCCCACCGCGTTCGGGCTCTACGAACCCGGCTACGACGCCGAGGGGACCCTGAAGGCCACGGGGCTGCCGCTGGAAACCGTCGACCCGGACGCGCCCTGTCCCGAATCCCCCGACGGCAGTCCGGACGGCGGGCCGGAGGCCGGGTCCCCCGACGCCTCGAGCTTCGACACGGTCGGAACGGGAAGCCTCACACTGTCCTTCATGCGCACCGGCATCAACGTGCGCATCGACCCCGCCGAACACATCCTCGGGGTGGCCCAGCGTGCAGGCGTCAGGATCGGCGCGAACTGCAAGGAAGGCATGTGCGGCTCCTGCAAGGTCGTCAAGCTGTCCGGGGAGGTCGAGATGAACCATCAGGGCGGGATCCGGGCACGGGAAATCGATGCAGGCAAGTTCCTGCCCTGCTGCTCCACCGCGCGGACCGATCTGGTGATCGATGCCTAG